The stretch of DNA GTACCTGCAGGAGATCCTTTACAAGTTTCGCTCCTCCAAGCTGCGGATACCCGGCTGGATGACCTATATCAAGTACGCTGTCCTGGCCGGGCTCGTGTTCGCCATCCCCTTCTACACACTCCAGCCCTGGTTCTCCAAGCTCTGTCCAGTGGGCACTCTCATCGGCGGCCTGCCCTGGGTGACCGTCAACCAGGAGATCCGCCTCATGATCCACGAGCTTTTCTGGGTCAAGATCGCCATCCTCATCACGGTGGTCTCTTTCTCAGCGCTTTCCAAGCGCCCCTTCTGCCGGGTGATCTGCCCTCTCGGAGCCATTTTCAGCCTCTTTAACCGCGTCAGCGTCCTGAGGCTTTCGTGGAATGAGTCCGAATGTTTCCACTGCGACAAATGCACCAGGATCTGTCCCATGGACATCTCGGTTTACAAGGACGCCAACAACCACAACTGCATCCGGTGCCTGGACTGCTCCCAGTGCCCGGCTGTTTCGGTGGTGGTGGGACCGGGCAAGCTCCGGGAACCGGTTACAGAACCTGCAGCGGACGTTGCCTGATTCTGGACTGACTGATGCCTGGGATCTCGCTCCTGCGCCTCCTCAATGCCTGCAGCCCTGAAAGCTTCCGCCACCGGGAAAACCCCTTCAATTTGTGTAATATTTTCGGATCCTTTCTCGCCGGGGTCCTCGTTCTCATTTCTGTGATCACCCTGACTGTCGATCCATCCCCGGCTGCCGCCCAGTGCGAGGTCATCTTCCCCCTGGACAAGACTTCTGTGGACCTCGGCACCACAACGGTCTTCGGCCTGGTCTGTGAACCGGACCATATGCCCAGGATCACCCTGAACCGGGGGGGGATCATACCCCGGCTGTACCCCAACGGGACCTTTCGCCAGTCCATGGTCCTCAAGCGGGGCGTCAATATCCTCAAGGTGGACAACCGGCGCTACTTTCTCTCCTTCGACCCCCCCGGGGAGAAGCCGGCCAAGGGGTATATAAGGAGAGCCATCCACGTGCCGGTGGAAGAGGATTGCGGGAACTGCCACGATTTTTCGGTGCCCGGGAAGACGGAGCTCCTCGCCAAAGGGAAGAAACTTTGCCTGGAGTGTCACGACGACCCTGCCGAGGGGTTGTCCCACCTCCACGGGGCCCTGGAAGAGGGGTGCACGGCGTGCCATGATCCCCACGTCTGGGATGAGGGGAGCCCGCTTGAAAAGAGCGTTCCCGAGCTATGCTACGGCTGCCACGACACGGTGACGGCGGGCAAACACGTCCACGATCCGGCGGCTGAGGGGGAGTGCGGCTCTTGCCACGATCCCCACGGTTCCAACAACCCGGGGCTGCTCGTCGCCGCTGCAAATGACCTGTGCCTGAAGTGCCACGACGATCCGGTGGCCGGACGGAAGAATGTTCACCAGGCGCTGGAGGAAGGGTGCCTGGGCTGTCACACTCCCCACTCGTCCGGATCTTCCAAACTCACCGTAGCTGCCGGTACCGGCCTGTGCCTCCGTTGCCACGACGACCCGGTGGCGGGAAAAGCCGTGACCCACGAAGCCCTGGGGGAGGGGTGCACGGCGTGCCACGATCCCCACGCATCCTCCGGGGGCAAACTGCTGGCCGGGGAGCAGGCCGCGGTGTGCGGGGAATGCCACGACGACATCCTGCCCGATGGGCCGGGTGTCCGCGGCCACTCGCCCATCTCCGACGACGGTGAATGCACGCCTTGCCACGATCCCCATGCGTCGGGATCGAGGGGGCTTCTTCTTCAAAAGACCCCGGCCCTTTGCTACGAGTGCCACGACGTCGTCTCCGCCGGGGCGGGGGCCAGGGGGGTCGTTCACTCGCCGGTGGAGGAGGGGAGGTGCACCGACTGCCACAACCCCCACGGCGGCCCGTCCGCGCTGTTCGTGGCAAAAGAGCTGTGCGCCGAATGCCACGATCCTTTCAAGGCGCCGGACAAGGGCAGCATCCACGATCCGGTGTCCGGCGGCGAGTGCGGCGAGTGCCATGCGGCCCACGCTTCACAGCACCCCTCCCTGCTGAAGGCCGAGGGGACG from bacterium encodes:
- a CDS encoding 4Fe-4S binding protein produces the protein MHRLLFRRIIQSSLGLGITNGYLKGFIPPGTLWQGQSRGLCVPALNCYACPGSIFACPIGTLQHFVIIRAVPMYFAGLFITFCMAIGRMACGTICPFGYLQEILYKFRSSKLRIPGWMTYIKYAVLAGLVFAIPFYTLQPWFSKLCPVGTLIGGLPWVTVNQEIRLMIHELFWVKIAILITVVSFSALSKRPFCRVICPLGAIFSLFNRVSVLRLSWNESECFHCDKCTRICPMDISVYKDANNHNCIRCLDCSQCPAVSVVVGPGKLREPVTEPAADVA
- a CDS encoding cytochrome c3 family protein, yielding MPGISLLRLLNACSPESFRHRENPFNLCNIFGSFLAGVLVLISVITLTVDPSPAAAQCEVIFPLDKTSVDLGTTTVFGLVCEPDHMPRITLNRGGIIPRLYPNGTFRQSMVLKRGVNILKVDNRRYFLSFDPPGEKPAKGYIRRAIHVPVEEDCGNCHDFSVPGKTELLAKGKKLCLECHDDPAEGLSHLHGALEEGCTACHDPHVWDEGSPLEKSVPELCYGCHDTVTAGKHVHDPAAEGECGSCHDPHGSNNPGLLVAAANDLCLKCHDDPVAGRKNVHQALEEGCLGCHTPHSSGSSKLTVAAGTGLCLRCHDDPVAGKAVTHEALGEGCTACHDPHASSGGKLLAGEQAAVCGECHDDILPDGPGVRGHSPISDDGECTPCHDPHASGSRGLLLQKTPALCYECHDVVSAGAGARGVVHSPVEEGRCTDCHNPHGGPSALFVAKELCAECHDPFKAPDKGSIHDPVSGGECGECHAAHASQHPSLLKAEGTALCYTCHDKFEGEMIHSPIADDDSCTKCHDPHAGSDKHLLPKSGMALCLECHANPANPYNPDNKIIHSPIGDDKECTPCHSPHAGEKNMLVERQPALCYQCHDNMTLKRDGREYAYIHGPVNFGGCTGCHGPHAARERFLLGEKGSNVCLACHDNPSVDKEGKPWVSRHPPVEENCALCHTPHASDFKGIMKKAVFDLCFSCHQEHPAHSLDAGRVLSGQTRTAHLPKGLAVTRDEMMVCTACHVPHGGSHAPLFPEERMQVCARCHG